Proteins from one Hoplias malabaricus isolate fHopMal1 chromosome 2, fHopMal1.hap1, whole genome shotgun sequence genomic window:
- the gria2a gene encoding glutamate receptor 2a isoform X2, whose amino-acid sequence MMNLSGFLLPALWGLALGGSPSVQIGGLFPRGADQEYSAFRVGMFQFGTAEFRLTPHIDNLEVANSFAITNCFCSQFSRGVYAIFGFYDKKSVNTITSFCETLHVSFITPSFPADGLNQFVLQMRPDIKGPLISLVEYYKWEKFAYLYDSDRGLSTLQAVLDTAAERKWQVTAINVGNLKDERKDEAYRSLFQDLENKKERRVILDCEQDKVKDIMEQVITIGLHVKGYHYIIANFGFLDGDLSKIQYGGANVSGFQIVDFDDPLVSKFDQRWEALEEKEYPGADSKIRYTSALTYDAVQVMAEAFRFLHKQRIDITRRGNNGDCLANPAVPWAQGVEIERALKQVRVDGLTGNIQFDQYGRRVNYSVNIMELKNSGPVKIGYWNEVDKMVVTKSDLFPNDTMGMENKTVIVTTILEAPYVMLKKNSELFTDNDRYEGYCVDLAAEIAKHCGFKYQLKIVGDGKYGARDAETKIWNGMVGELVYGKADIAVAPLTITLVREEVIDFSKPFMSLGISIMIKKPQKSKPGVFSFLDPLAYEIWMCIVFAYIGVSVVLFLVSRFSPYEWHTEEFEDGQLGASESTNEFGIFNSLWFSLGAFMQQGCDISPRSLSGRIVGGVWWFFTLIIISSYTANLAAFLTVERMVSPIESAEDLAKQTEIAYGTLDAGSTKEFFRRSKIALFDKMWQYMKSAEPSVFVKNTVEGVLRVRKSKGKYAYLLESTMNEYIEQRKPCDTMKVGGNLDSKGYGIATPKGSALRTPVNLAVLKLSEQGILDKMKNKWWYDKGECGSKDSGSKEKTSALSLSNVAGVFYILVGGLGLAMLVALVEFCYKSRAEAKRMKVTFTDAMRSKARLSITGSTGENGRVLTPDFSKAVHAVSYMRPGMAIPLNMSELS is encoded by the exons tctGTTCGCAGTTTTCACGGGGTGTGTATGCCATCTTCGGCTTCTATGATAAGAAATCAGTGAACACCATCACATCATTCTGCGAGACTCTTCACGTGTCCTTCATTACGCCCAGTTTCCCTGCAGATGGCCTTAACCAGTTTGTGCTGCAGATGAGGCCAGATATTAAAGGCCCTCTCATCAGCCTGGTAGAGTACTACAAATGGGAGAAGTTTGCCTACCTGTATGACAGCGACAGAg GTTTGTCCACCTTGCAGGCTGTCTTGGACACGGCAGCTGAGAGGAAGTGGCAGGTGACAGCAATAAATGTTGGCAACCTGAAGGATGAGAGGAAAGATGAGGCTTATCGCTCACTGTTTCAGGATCTGGAGAacaagaaagagaggagagtcaTCCTTGATTGTGAACAGGACAAAGTTAAAGACATCATGGAACAG GTCATCACAATTGGGCTGCATGTAAAAGGATATCATTACATCATCGCTAATTTT gGATTTTTGGATGGAGACCTCTCAAAGATCCAGTATGGTGGAGCAAATGTGTCCGGATTTCAGATTGTGGATTTTGACGACCCTCTTGTTTCTAAGTTTGACCAGAGATGGGAGGCTCTGGAGGAGAAAGAGTACCCTGGAGCAGACAGCAAGATacgc TATACATCAGCCCTGACGTATGATGCGGTTCAGGTGATGGCAGAAGCATTCCGTTTCTTGCATAAACAAAGAATTGACATCACCCGTCGTGGCAACAATGGAGACTGCTTGGCCAATCCAGCAGTCCCTTGGGCTCAGGGGGTAGAAATAGAACGTGCCCTGAAACAG GTGCGGGTGGATGGTCTAACGGGAAACATTCAGTTTGACCAATACGGCAGGAGAGTGAATTATTCTGTTAAcatcatggagctgaaaaacAGTGGCCCAGTAAAA ATTGGCTACTGGAATGAGGTCGATAAAATGGTAGTGACCAAATCAGATCTTTTCCCCAATGACACAATGGGCATGGAGAACAAGACAGTTATTGTGACAACCATCTTG GAAGCACCTTACGTGATGTTGAAGAAGAACTCTGAATTATTTACTGATAATGATCGTTATGAGGGATACTGTGTGGACTTGGCAGCTGAGATTGCAAAGCATTGTGGGTTTAAATACCAGTTGAAGATAGTGGGCGATGGGAAATATGGTGCAAGGGACGCTGAGACCAAAATTTGGAATGGCATGGTGGGCGAGCTGGTGTATGGG AAAGCAGACATAGCAGTTGCTCCGCTGACTATAACATTGGTTCGTGAAGAGGTGATTGACTTTTCCAAGCCCTTCATGAGCCTGGGCATTTCCATCATGATCAAGAAGCCACAGAAGTCCAAGCCTGGTGTCTTCTCTTTCCTGGACCCATTGGCTTATGAAATCTGGATGTGCATCGTCTTTGCCTACATCGGCGTTAGCGTGGTTCTCTTCCTCGTTAGCCGCTTTAGTCCCTACGAGTGGCACACAGAAGAGTTTGAGGACGGACAGCTGGGAGCGAGCGAGTCCACTAATGAATTTGGCATCTTTAATagtctctggttttctctgggtgctttTATGCAGCAGGGATGCGATATTTCGCCAAG ATCCTTATCTGGGCGTATAGTTGGTGGTGTCTGGTGGTTCTTCACCCTCATCATCATTTCCTCTTACACGGCTAACCTGGCTGCCTTCCTCACTGTGGAGAGAATGGTATCACCAATTGAGAGTGCAGAAGATCTTGCCAAGCAGACAGAGATTGCCTATGGAACACTTGATGCAGGCTCAACCAAAGAGTTCTTCAGG AGATCAAAGATTGCTCTTTTCGACAAAATGTGGCAGTACATGAAAAGTGCTGAGCCATCCGTCTTTGTGAAAAACACGGTGGAAGGTGTTTTGCGAGTGCGCAAGTCCAAAGGCAAATACGCCTATCTGCTGGAGTCCACCATGAATGAGTACATAGAGCAACGCAAGCCCTGTGACACCATGAAAGTCGGCGGCAACCTGGACTCCAAAGGCTACGGCATTGCTACACCCAAAGGATCTGCTTTAAG AACGCCAGTAAACCTTGCAGTATTGAAACTCAGTGAGCAAGGCATCTTAGACAAGATGAAAAACAAATGGTGGTACGATAAAGGGGAATGTGGATCCAAGGACTCGGGAAGTAAG GAGAAGACGAGTGCACTGAGCTTGAGCAACGTGGCGGGGGTCTTCTACATCCTGGTGGGCGGCCTGGGGCTGGCCATGCTGGTTGCTCTGGTGGAGTTCTGCTACAAGTCACGTGCTGAGGCCAAGCGCATGAAG GTGACATTCACGGATGCCATGCGCAGTAAGGCCAGGCTGTCTATAACTGGCAGTACAGGGGAAAACGGAAGAGTCCTGACTCCAGATTTCTCTAAAGCCGTCCATGCTGTGTCCTACATGAGGCCAGGCATGGCAATACCTCTCAACATGAGCGAGCTGTCCTGA
- the gria2a gene encoding glutamate receptor 2a isoform X1, giving the protein MMNLSGFLLPALWGLALGGSPSVQIGGLFPRGADQEYSAFRVGMFQFGTAEFRLTPHIDNLEVANSFAITNCFCSQFSRGVYAIFGFYDKKSVNTITSFCETLHVSFITPSFPADGLNQFVLQMRPDIKGPLISLVEYYKWEKFAYLYDSDRGLSTLQAVLDTAAERKWQVTAINVGNLKDERKDEAYRSLFQDLENKKERRVILDCEQDKVKDIMEQVITIGLHVKGYHYIIANFGFLDGDLSKIQYGGANVSGFQIVDFDDPLVSKFDQRWEALEEKEYPGADSKIRYTSALTYDAVQVMAEAFRFLHKQRIDITRRGNNGDCLANPAVPWAQGVEIERALKQVRVDGLTGNIQFDQYGRRVNYSVNIMELKNSGPVKIGYWNEVDKMVVTKSDLFPNDTMGMENKTVIVTTILEAPYVMLKKNSELFTDNDRYEGYCVDLAAEIAKHCGFKYQLKIVGDGKYGARDAETKIWNGMVGELVYGKADIAVAPLTITLVREEVIDFSKPFMSLGISIMIKKPQKSKPGVFSFLDPLAYEIWMCIVFAYIGVSVVLFLVSRFSPYEWHTEEFEDGQLGASESTNEFGIFNSLWFSLGAFMQQGCDISPRSLSGRIVGGVWWFFTLIIISSYTANLAAFLTVERMVSPIESAEDLAKQTEIAYGTLDAGSTKEFFRRSKIALFDKMWQYMKSAEPSVFVKNTVEGVLRVRKSKGKYAYLLESTMNEYIEQRKPCDTMKVGGNLDSKGYGIATPKGSALRNAVNLAVLKLNEQGLLDKLKNKWWYDKGECGSGGGESKEKTSALSLSNVAGVFYILVGGLGLAMLVALVEFCYKSRAEAKRMKVTFTDAMRSKARLSITGSTGENGRVLTPDFSKAVHAVSYMRPGMAIPLNMSELS; this is encoded by the exons tctGTTCGCAGTTTTCACGGGGTGTGTATGCCATCTTCGGCTTCTATGATAAGAAATCAGTGAACACCATCACATCATTCTGCGAGACTCTTCACGTGTCCTTCATTACGCCCAGTTTCCCTGCAGATGGCCTTAACCAGTTTGTGCTGCAGATGAGGCCAGATATTAAAGGCCCTCTCATCAGCCTGGTAGAGTACTACAAATGGGAGAAGTTTGCCTACCTGTATGACAGCGACAGAg GTTTGTCCACCTTGCAGGCTGTCTTGGACACGGCAGCTGAGAGGAAGTGGCAGGTGACAGCAATAAATGTTGGCAACCTGAAGGATGAGAGGAAAGATGAGGCTTATCGCTCACTGTTTCAGGATCTGGAGAacaagaaagagaggagagtcaTCCTTGATTGTGAACAGGACAAAGTTAAAGACATCATGGAACAG GTCATCACAATTGGGCTGCATGTAAAAGGATATCATTACATCATCGCTAATTTT gGATTTTTGGATGGAGACCTCTCAAAGATCCAGTATGGTGGAGCAAATGTGTCCGGATTTCAGATTGTGGATTTTGACGACCCTCTTGTTTCTAAGTTTGACCAGAGATGGGAGGCTCTGGAGGAGAAAGAGTACCCTGGAGCAGACAGCAAGATacgc TATACATCAGCCCTGACGTATGATGCGGTTCAGGTGATGGCAGAAGCATTCCGTTTCTTGCATAAACAAAGAATTGACATCACCCGTCGTGGCAACAATGGAGACTGCTTGGCCAATCCAGCAGTCCCTTGGGCTCAGGGGGTAGAAATAGAACGTGCCCTGAAACAG GTGCGGGTGGATGGTCTAACGGGAAACATTCAGTTTGACCAATACGGCAGGAGAGTGAATTATTCTGTTAAcatcatggagctgaaaaacAGTGGCCCAGTAAAA ATTGGCTACTGGAATGAGGTCGATAAAATGGTAGTGACCAAATCAGATCTTTTCCCCAATGACACAATGGGCATGGAGAACAAGACAGTTATTGTGACAACCATCTTG GAAGCACCTTACGTGATGTTGAAGAAGAACTCTGAATTATTTACTGATAATGATCGTTATGAGGGATACTGTGTGGACTTGGCAGCTGAGATTGCAAAGCATTGTGGGTTTAAATACCAGTTGAAGATAGTGGGCGATGGGAAATATGGTGCAAGGGACGCTGAGACCAAAATTTGGAATGGCATGGTGGGCGAGCTGGTGTATGGG AAAGCAGACATAGCAGTTGCTCCGCTGACTATAACATTGGTTCGTGAAGAGGTGATTGACTTTTCCAAGCCCTTCATGAGCCTGGGCATTTCCATCATGATCAAGAAGCCACAGAAGTCCAAGCCTGGTGTCTTCTCTTTCCTGGACCCATTGGCTTATGAAATCTGGATGTGCATCGTCTTTGCCTACATCGGCGTTAGCGTGGTTCTCTTCCTCGTTAGCCGCTTTAGTCCCTACGAGTGGCACACAGAAGAGTTTGAGGACGGACAGCTGGGAGCGAGCGAGTCCACTAATGAATTTGGCATCTTTAATagtctctggttttctctgggtgctttTATGCAGCAGGGATGCGATATTTCGCCAAG ATCCTTATCTGGGCGTATAGTTGGTGGTGTCTGGTGGTTCTTCACCCTCATCATCATTTCCTCTTACACGGCTAACCTGGCTGCCTTCCTCACTGTGGAGAGAATGGTATCACCAATTGAGAGTGCAGAAGATCTTGCCAAGCAGACAGAGATTGCCTATGGAACACTTGATGCAGGCTCAACCAAAGAGTTCTTCAGG AGATCAAAGATTGCTCTTTTCGACAAAATGTGGCAGTACATGAAAAGTGCTGAGCCATCCGTCTTTGTGAAAAACACGGTGGAAGGTGTTTTGCGAGTGCGCAAGTCCAAAGGCAAATACGCCTATCTGCTGGAGTCCACCATGAATGAGTACATAGAGCAACGCAAGCCCTGTGACACCATGAAAGTCGGCGGCAACCTGGACTCCAAAGGCTACGGCATTGCTACACCCAAAGGATCTGCTTTAAG AAACGCGGTAAACCTCGCAGTGCTAAAACTGAACGAGCAGGGGCTTCTGGATAAATTGAAAAACAAATGGTGGTACGACAAAGGAGAGTGCGGCAGCGGAGGCGGGGAGTCAAAG GAGAAGACGAGTGCACTGAGCTTGAGCAACGTGGCGGGGGTCTTCTACATCCTGGTGGGCGGCCTGGGGCTGGCCATGCTGGTTGCTCTGGTGGAGTTCTGCTACAAGTCACGTGCTGAGGCCAAGCGCATGAAG GTGACATTCACGGATGCCATGCGCAGTAAGGCCAGGCTGTCTATAACTGGCAGTACAGGGGAAAACGGAAGAGTCCTGACTCCAGATTTCTCTAAAGCCGTCCATGCTGTGTCCTACATGAGGCCAGGCATGGCAATACCTCTCAACATGAGCGAGCTGTCCTGA
- the gria2a gene encoding glutamate receptor 2a isoform X4: MMNLSGFLLPALWGLALGGSPSVQIGGLFPRGADQEYSAFRVGMFQFGTAEFRLTPHIDNLEVANSFAITNCFCSQFSRGVYAIFGFYDKKSVNTITSFCETLHVSFITPSFPADGLNQFVLQMRPDIKGPLISLVEYYKWEKFAYLYDSDRGLSTLQAVLDTAAERKWQVTAINVGNLKDERKDEAYRSLFQDLENKKERRVILDCEQDKVKDIMEQVITIGLHVKGYHYIIANFGFLDGDLSKIQYGGANVSGFQIVDFDDPLVSKFDQRWEALEEKEYPGADSKIRYTSALTYDAVQVMAEAFRFLHKQRIDITRRGNNGDCLANPAVPWAQGVEIERALKQVRVDGLTGNIQFDQYGRRVNYSVNIMELKNSGPVKIGYWNEVDKMVVTKSDLFPNDTMGMENKTVIVTTILEAPYVMLKKNSELFTDNDRYEGYCVDLAAEIAKHCGFKYQLKIVGDGKYGARDAETKIWNGMVGELVYGKADIAVAPLTITLVREEVIDFSKPFMSLGISIMIKKPQKSKPGVFSFLDPLAYEIWMCIVFAYIGVSVVLFLVSRFSPYEWHTEEFEDGQLGASESTNEFGIFNSLWFSLGAFMQQGCDISPRSLSGRIVGGVWWFFTLIIISSYTANLAAFLTVERMVSPIESAEDLAKQTEIAYGTLDAGSTKEFFRRSKIALFDKMWQYMKSAEPSVFVKNTVEGVLRVRKSKGKYAYLLESTMNEYIEQRKPCDTMKVGGNLDSKGYGIATPKGSALRTPVNLAVLKLSEQGILDKMKNKWWYDKGECGSKDSGSKEKTSALSLSNVAGVFYILVGGLGLAMLVALVEFCYKSRAEAKRMKVAKTQALNPPPSSQNSQNFATYKEGYNVYGLESVKI; encoded by the exons tctGTTCGCAGTTTTCACGGGGTGTGTATGCCATCTTCGGCTTCTATGATAAGAAATCAGTGAACACCATCACATCATTCTGCGAGACTCTTCACGTGTCCTTCATTACGCCCAGTTTCCCTGCAGATGGCCTTAACCAGTTTGTGCTGCAGATGAGGCCAGATATTAAAGGCCCTCTCATCAGCCTGGTAGAGTACTACAAATGGGAGAAGTTTGCCTACCTGTATGACAGCGACAGAg GTTTGTCCACCTTGCAGGCTGTCTTGGACACGGCAGCTGAGAGGAAGTGGCAGGTGACAGCAATAAATGTTGGCAACCTGAAGGATGAGAGGAAAGATGAGGCTTATCGCTCACTGTTTCAGGATCTGGAGAacaagaaagagaggagagtcaTCCTTGATTGTGAACAGGACAAAGTTAAAGACATCATGGAACAG GTCATCACAATTGGGCTGCATGTAAAAGGATATCATTACATCATCGCTAATTTT gGATTTTTGGATGGAGACCTCTCAAAGATCCAGTATGGTGGAGCAAATGTGTCCGGATTTCAGATTGTGGATTTTGACGACCCTCTTGTTTCTAAGTTTGACCAGAGATGGGAGGCTCTGGAGGAGAAAGAGTACCCTGGAGCAGACAGCAAGATacgc TATACATCAGCCCTGACGTATGATGCGGTTCAGGTGATGGCAGAAGCATTCCGTTTCTTGCATAAACAAAGAATTGACATCACCCGTCGTGGCAACAATGGAGACTGCTTGGCCAATCCAGCAGTCCCTTGGGCTCAGGGGGTAGAAATAGAACGTGCCCTGAAACAG GTGCGGGTGGATGGTCTAACGGGAAACATTCAGTTTGACCAATACGGCAGGAGAGTGAATTATTCTGTTAAcatcatggagctgaaaaacAGTGGCCCAGTAAAA ATTGGCTACTGGAATGAGGTCGATAAAATGGTAGTGACCAAATCAGATCTTTTCCCCAATGACACAATGGGCATGGAGAACAAGACAGTTATTGTGACAACCATCTTG GAAGCACCTTACGTGATGTTGAAGAAGAACTCTGAATTATTTACTGATAATGATCGTTATGAGGGATACTGTGTGGACTTGGCAGCTGAGATTGCAAAGCATTGTGGGTTTAAATACCAGTTGAAGATAGTGGGCGATGGGAAATATGGTGCAAGGGACGCTGAGACCAAAATTTGGAATGGCATGGTGGGCGAGCTGGTGTATGGG AAAGCAGACATAGCAGTTGCTCCGCTGACTATAACATTGGTTCGTGAAGAGGTGATTGACTTTTCCAAGCCCTTCATGAGCCTGGGCATTTCCATCATGATCAAGAAGCCACAGAAGTCCAAGCCTGGTGTCTTCTCTTTCCTGGACCCATTGGCTTATGAAATCTGGATGTGCATCGTCTTTGCCTACATCGGCGTTAGCGTGGTTCTCTTCCTCGTTAGCCGCTTTAGTCCCTACGAGTGGCACACAGAAGAGTTTGAGGACGGACAGCTGGGAGCGAGCGAGTCCACTAATGAATTTGGCATCTTTAATagtctctggttttctctgggtgctttTATGCAGCAGGGATGCGATATTTCGCCAAG ATCCTTATCTGGGCGTATAGTTGGTGGTGTCTGGTGGTTCTTCACCCTCATCATCATTTCCTCTTACACGGCTAACCTGGCTGCCTTCCTCACTGTGGAGAGAATGGTATCACCAATTGAGAGTGCAGAAGATCTTGCCAAGCAGACAGAGATTGCCTATGGAACACTTGATGCAGGCTCAACCAAAGAGTTCTTCAGG AGATCAAAGATTGCTCTTTTCGACAAAATGTGGCAGTACATGAAAAGTGCTGAGCCATCCGTCTTTGTGAAAAACACGGTGGAAGGTGTTTTGCGAGTGCGCAAGTCCAAAGGCAAATACGCCTATCTGCTGGAGTCCACCATGAATGAGTACATAGAGCAACGCAAGCCCTGTGACACCATGAAAGTCGGCGGCAACCTGGACTCCAAAGGCTACGGCATTGCTACACCCAAAGGATCTGCTTTAAG AACGCCAGTAAACCTTGCAGTATTGAAACTCAGTGAGCAAGGCATCTTAGACAAGATGAAAAACAAATGGTGGTACGATAAAGGGGAATGTGGATCCAAGGACTCGGGAAGTAAG GAGAAGACGAGTGCACTGAGCTTGAGCAACGTGGCGGGGGTCTTCTACATCCTGGTGGGCGGCCTGGGGCTGGCCATGCTGGTTGCTCTGGTGGAGTTCTGCTACAAGTCACGTGCTGAGGCCAAGCGCATGAAGGTTGCCAAGACTCAGGCTCTAAATCCCCCCCCTTCTTCACAGAATTCTCAGAATTTTGCCACTTATAAGGAAGGGTACAACGTGTATGGGCTGGAGAGTGTTAAGATCTAG
- the gria2a gene encoding glutamate receptor 2a isoform X5 encodes MIPTCGGLFPRGADQEYSAFRVGMFQFGTAEFRLTPHIDNLEVANSFAITNCFCSQFSRGVYAIFGFYDKKSVNTITSFCETLHVSFITPSFPADGLNQFVLQMRPDIKGPLISLVEYYKWEKFAYLYDSDRGLSTLQAVLDTAAERKWQVTAINVGNLKDERKDEAYRSLFQDLENKKERRVILDCEQDKVKDIMEQVITIGLHVKGYHYIIANFGFLDGDLSKIQYGGANVSGFQIVDFDDPLVSKFDQRWEALEEKEYPGADSKIRYTSALTYDAVQVMAEAFRFLHKQRIDITRRGNNGDCLANPAVPWAQGVEIERALKQVRVDGLTGNIQFDQYGRRVNYSVNIMELKNSGPVKIGYWNEVDKMVVTKSDLFPNDTMGMENKTVIVTTILEAPYVMLKKNSELFTDNDRYEGYCVDLAAEIAKHCGFKYQLKIVGDGKYGARDAETKIWNGMVGELVYGKADIAVAPLTITLVREEVIDFSKPFMSLGISIMIKKPQKSKPGVFSFLDPLAYEIWMCIVFAYIGVSVVLFLVSRFSPYEWHTEEFEDGQLGASESTNEFGIFNSLWFSLGAFMQQGCDISPRSLSGRIVGGVWWFFTLIIISSYTANLAAFLTVERMVSPIESAEDLAKQTEIAYGTLDAGSTKEFFRRSKIALFDKMWQYMKSAEPSVFVKNTVEGVLRVRKSKGKYAYLLESTMNEYIEQRKPCDTMKVGGNLDSKGYGIATPKGSALRNAVNLAVLKLNEQGLLDKLKNKWWYDKGECGSGGGESKEKTSALSLSNVAGVFYILVGGLGLAMLVALVEFCYKSRAEAKRMKVTFTDAMRSKARLSITGSTGENGRVLTPDFSKAVHAVSYMRPGMAIPLNMSELS; translated from the exons tctGTTCGCAGTTTTCACGGGGTGTGTATGCCATCTTCGGCTTCTATGATAAGAAATCAGTGAACACCATCACATCATTCTGCGAGACTCTTCACGTGTCCTTCATTACGCCCAGTTTCCCTGCAGATGGCCTTAACCAGTTTGTGCTGCAGATGAGGCCAGATATTAAAGGCCCTCTCATCAGCCTGGTAGAGTACTACAAATGGGAGAAGTTTGCCTACCTGTATGACAGCGACAGAg GTTTGTCCACCTTGCAGGCTGTCTTGGACACGGCAGCTGAGAGGAAGTGGCAGGTGACAGCAATAAATGTTGGCAACCTGAAGGATGAGAGGAAAGATGAGGCTTATCGCTCACTGTTTCAGGATCTGGAGAacaagaaagagaggagagtcaTCCTTGATTGTGAACAGGACAAAGTTAAAGACATCATGGAACAG GTCATCACAATTGGGCTGCATGTAAAAGGATATCATTACATCATCGCTAATTTT gGATTTTTGGATGGAGACCTCTCAAAGATCCAGTATGGTGGAGCAAATGTGTCCGGATTTCAGATTGTGGATTTTGACGACCCTCTTGTTTCTAAGTTTGACCAGAGATGGGAGGCTCTGGAGGAGAAAGAGTACCCTGGAGCAGACAGCAAGATacgc TATACATCAGCCCTGACGTATGATGCGGTTCAGGTGATGGCAGAAGCATTCCGTTTCTTGCATAAACAAAGAATTGACATCACCCGTCGTGGCAACAATGGAGACTGCTTGGCCAATCCAGCAGTCCCTTGGGCTCAGGGGGTAGAAATAGAACGTGCCCTGAAACAG GTGCGGGTGGATGGTCTAACGGGAAACATTCAGTTTGACCAATACGGCAGGAGAGTGAATTATTCTGTTAAcatcatggagctgaaaaacAGTGGCCCAGTAAAA ATTGGCTACTGGAATGAGGTCGATAAAATGGTAGTGACCAAATCAGATCTTTTCCCCAATGACACAATGGGCATGGAGAACAAGACAGTTATTGTGACAACCATCTTG GAAGCACCTTACGTGATGTTGAAGAAGAACTCTGAATTATTTACTGATAATGATCGTTATGAGGGATACTGTGTGGACTTGGCAGCTGAGATTGCAAAGCATTGTGGGTTTAAATACCAGTTGAAGATAGTGGGCGATGGGAAATATGGTGCAAGGGACGCTGAGACCAAAATTTGGAATGGCATGGTGGGCGAGCTGGTGTATGGG AAAGCAGACATAGCAGTTGCTCCGCTGACTATAACATTGGTTCGTGAAGAGGTGATTGACTTTTCCAAGCCCTTCATGAGCCTGGGCATTTCCATCATGATCAAGAAGCCACAGAAGTCCAAGCCTGGTGTCTTCTCTTTCCTGGACCCATTGGCTTATGAAATCTGGATGTGCATCGTCTTTGCCTACATCGGCGTTAGCGTGGTTCTCTTCCTCGTTAGCCGCTTTAGTCCCTACGAGTGGCACACAGAAGAGTTTGAGGACGGACAGCTGGGAGCGAGCGAGTCCACTAATGAATTTGGCATCTTTAATagtctctggttttctctgggtgctttTATGCAGCAGGGATGCGATATTTCGCCAAG ATCCTTATCTGGGCGTATAGTTGGTGGTGTCTGGTGGTTCTTCACCCTCATCATCATTTCCTCTTACACGGCTAACCTGGCTGCCTTCCTCACTGTGGAGAGAATGGTATCACCAATTGAGAGTGCAGAAGATCTTGCCAAGCAGACAGAGATTGCCTATGGAACACTTGATGCAGGCTCAACCAAAGAGTTCTTCAGG AGATCAAAGATTGCTCTTTTCGACAAAATGTGGCAGTACATGAAAAGTGCTGAGCCATCCGTCTTTGTGAAAAACACGGTGGAAGGTGTTTTGCGAGTGCGCAAGTCCAAAGGCAAATACGCCTATCTGCTGGAGTCCACCATGAATGAGTACATAGAGCAACGCAAGCCCTGTGACACCATGAAAGTCGGCGGCAACCTGGACTCCAAAGGCTACGGCATTGCTACACCCAAAGGATCTGCTTTAAG AAACGCGGTAAACCTCGCAGTGCTAAAACTGAACGAGCAGGGGCTTCTGGATAAATTGAAAAACAAATGGTGGTACGACAAAGGAGAGTGCGGCAGCGGAGGCGGGGAGTCAAAG GAGAAGACGAGTGCACTGAGCTTGAGCAACGTGGCGGGGGTCTTCTACATCCTGGTGGGCGGCCTGGGGCTGGCCATGCTGGTTGCTCTGGTGGAGTTCTGCTACAAGTCACGTGCTGAGGCCAAGCGCATGAAG GTGACATTCACGGATGCCATGCGCAGTAAGGCCAGGCTGTCTATAACTGGCAGTACAGGGGAAAACGGAAGAGTCCTGACTCCAGATTTCTCTAAAGCCGTCCATGCTGTGTCCTACATGAGGCCAGGCATGGCAATACCTCTCAACATGAGCGAGCTGTCCTGA